One Maniola hyperantus chromosome Z, iAphHyp1.2, whole genome shotgun sequence DNA window includes the following coding sequences:
- the Cralbp gene encoding clavesin-1, which produces MTTASVLLTVSTTWGANSDICDKDERVGRSMRNVAAVAARELRETPSTRDQALRIMRDWIEQNADIKNVRTDESFLLRFLRHKKYSIPMAQQTLLKYLSLRKFYPSVFTKLDSEDPTLSEIISNGYIAVSPVRDNKGRRVIVYNMGKFNAVKFNCWDMCRAHIIVYEALMEDSTDQIFGFTHVGDGSGSTTAHVTSWNPIDFARLLKWGEQSLPMRHKEFQLVNVPAALKYIIDFATSKVSNKMSERLHIHTNIKNLQSNVDLSCLPTAYGGHIPLQDMIKFTKDLLAEKRNHILALDDMVILNTKGIVSTRKPGNALKADAVSVEGSFRKLEID; this is translated from the exons atgacgacagcGAGCGTTTTGCTCACGGTGAGCACGACGTGGGGCGCGAATAGCGATATATGTGACAAGGATGAGAGAGTCGGCAGATCTATGAGGAATGTAGCAGCTGTAGCCGCGAGGGAACTAAGAGAAACACCGTCAACAAGGGATCAGGCCCTAAGAATCATGAGAGATTGGATTGAACAGAATGCCGACATCAAAAATGTTAGAACTG ATGAATCATTCCTACTACGTTTCCTCCGACACAAGAAATACAGCATCCCGATGGCACAACAGACTTTGCTGAAGTACTTGAGCCTAAGAAAATTCTATCCTAGCGTGTTTACTAAGTTAGATAGCGAAGATCCCACACTAAGCGAAATTATCAGCAACGG GTACATAGCGGTTTCGCCGGTCCGCGACAACAAGGGTCGCCGGGTCATCGTTTACAACATGG GTAAATTCAACGCAGTCAAGTTCAACTGTTGGGATATGTGCCGCGCCCATATAATAGTTTACGAAGCCCTGATGGAGGACTCTACTGACCAGATCTTTGGCTTCACACACGTTGGCGATGGAAGCGGTTCAACGACCGCTCACGTCACGTCATGGAACCCTATTGACTTCGCGCGCCTTTTGAAATGGGGAGAG CAATCGTTGCCGATGCGTCACAAGGAGTTCCAGCTGGTTAATGTGCCGGCAGCTCTTAAGTACATCATCGACTTCGCCACCAGCAAGGTCTCCAATAAGATGAGCGAGAGGTTGCAT aTTCACACAAACATCAAGAATCTCCAAAGCAACGTGGACTTGTCCTGTCTACCAACAGCTTATGGAGGCCACATACCTCTGCAAGACATGATCAAGTTCACTAAAGACTTGTTGGCTGAGAAAAGGAACCACATCCTCGCTCTTGACGACATGGTAATCCTGAACACCAAAGGAATCGTGTCTACAAGGAAACCCGGTAATGCATTGAAAGCAGACGCCGTGTCAGTTGAGGGTAGTTttcgaaaattggaaatagACTAA